Proteins encoded together in one Lathyrus oleraceus cultivar Zhongwan6 chromosome 5, CAAS_Psat_ZW6_1.0, whole genome shotgun sequence window:
- the LOC127087696 gene encoding uncharacterized protein LOC127087696 produces the protein MSSTRQNNNNRMMSPNVVVPKHSSKIFVGGLAWKTKTDTLKTYFDQFGEILEAVVIIDRNTGKSKGYGFVTFKDPNSAIIACQNPNPVIDGRRTNCNPAFQKSNPSSSTGRQKFNSPSWNNAPLRFSSSLNYYNQHVPQYAYPYPVSRYSYPGYLRPQDIYEMNYPNVYGGPQFPVPLYPPYYQPFYGYTKHLVPTSYVKKTQFPEPITTTGAITETVAATRDQTSSV, from the exons ATGTCATCCACAAGACAAAACAACAACAATAGGATGATGAGTCCAAACGTTGTTGTTCCCAAACATAGTAGTAAGATTTTTGTTGGAGGATTGGCTTGGAAAACCAAAACAGACACACTGAAAACCTATTTTGATCAGTTCGGTGAGATTCTTGAAGCTGTTGTCATCATTGACAGAAACACCGGAAAATCAAAAGGATATGGCTTT GTTACTTTCAAGGATCCAAATTCTGCCATAATAGCTTGCCAGAATCCTAATCCTGTGATTGATGGAAGAAGAACTAATTGTAATCCTGCATTTCAAAAATCTAATCCATCATCATCAACAG GAAGACAGAAGTTCAATAGTCCTTCATGGAATAATGCACCATTACGATTTTCAAGCTCCTTGAATTATTACAATCAACATGTTCCTCAATATGCATATCCTTATCCAGTTTCCAG GTACTCTTACCCGGGCTATCTTCGTCCACAAGACATTTATGAAATG AACTATCCTAATGTATATGGTGGACCACAATTTCCAGTTCCATTGTATCCACCATATTACCAACCATTTTATGGCTACACTAAGCATTTAGTTCCAACATCATATGTGAAAAAGACGCAATTCCCTGAACCTATTACTACCACTG GAGCAATCACAGAAACAGTAGCTGCAACAAGAGATCAAACATCTTCAGTTTAA